In Amycolatopsis methanolica 239, a single genomic region encodes these proteins:
- a CDS encoding AzlC family ABC transporter permease, translated as MRTIYRTLDRRLLRDVALVALADGVVGISYGAISTGSGFGAWLPVVMSLVVFAGAAQFLFVGLVAAGGSPFAAAVAGLLVNSRHLPFGMAVSDVLGRRGRILGSHLMTDENVAFALAQEDAARRRAAYWACGIGIFVCWNVGVLAGAFAGTVIGDTDAFGLDAAFPAVLLALVLPSLKDRDTRHAAVAGGVVALAATPFLPAGLPVLLALAGVLVLVVRR; from the coding sequence ATGCGTACGATATACCGAACACTCGACCGTCGCCTGCTGCGTGACGTCGCCCTGGTGGCGCTGGCCGACGGGGTCGTCGGCATCTCCTACGGCGCCATCAGCACCGGGTCCGGCTTCGGCGCCTGGCTGCCGGTGGTGATGTCGCTGGTGGTGTTCGCCGGCGCGGCACAGTTCCTGTTCGTCGGGCTGGTGGCGGCGGGCGGCAGCCCGTTCGCGGCGGCCGTCGCCGGGCTGCTGGTCAACAGCAGGCACCTGCCGTTCGGCATGGCGGTCAGCGACGTCCTCGGCCGCCGCGGGCGCATCCTGGGCAGCCACCTGATGACCGACGAGAACGTGGCGTTCGCGCTGGCGCAGGAGGACGCCGCACGCCGTCGCGCCGCCTACTGGGCTTGCGGGATCGGCATCTTCGTCTGCTGGAACGTGGGCGTGCTCGCGGGCGCCTTCGCGGGCACGGTCATCGGCGACACCGACGCGTTCGGGCTGGACGCCGCCTTCCCCGCTGTGCTGCTCGCGCTGGTGCTGCCGTCGCTGAAGGACCGCGACACCCGCCACGCGGCGGTGGCCGGCGGGGTGGTCGCGCTCGCGGCCACCCCGTTCCTGCCCGCGGGACTGCCGGTGCTGCTCGCGCTGGCCGGGGTGCTGGTGCTGGTGGTGCGGCGATGA
- a CDS encoding Rv2175c family DNA-binding protein, with protein sequence MSAIPVADDILDADVAVLSLAQVAEQIGLSVNKVRQLLRDGQLLAVRRDGDLMVPADFFVGGQPVKGLTGLLTVLADAGFSRTEMLRWLYEADETLPGSTPINALRTNHGTEVKRRAQAMAF encoded by the coding sequence GTGAGTGCGATCCCAGTCGCTGATGACATCCTCGACGCCGACGTGGCCGTGCTGTCGCTGGCGCAAGTGGCGGAGCAGATCGGCCTTTCGGTGAACAAGGTCCGGCAGCTGCTCCGGGACGGTCAGCTGCTCGCCGTCCGGCGCGACGGCGACCTCATGGTCCCGGCCGACTTCTTCGTCGGCGGGCAGCCGGTGAAGGGGCTGACCGGGCTGCTGACGGTGCTCGCCGACGCCGGGTTCAGCCGCACCGAGATGCTGCGCTGGCTCTACGAGGCGGACGAGACGCTGCCCGGCAGCACCCCGATCAACGCCCTGCGCACCAACCACGGCACGGAGGTGAAGCGCCGCGCCCAGGCCATGGCGTTCTAG
- a CDS encoding bile acid:sodium symporter family protein, translated as MKSPAALLAKLRIDPFVVGILAAVGIACLVPARGQGAEIASWVTSIGVGALFFLYGARLSTAEAVAGFKHWRLHLVILATTFVLFPLLGLTTKLLVPSVLTPALAAGVIFLCTLPSTVNSSIAFTSIAKGNVAAAICAASFSSLLGIVITPLLVGLLLHSTGNGFSLDAVTSIVLQLLVPFIAGQVARRWIGGFLTRHKKVLGRADRTVILMVVYAAFSEGVVAGIWHQLTPLALGGLVVVNLALFYVVFWTLKLVTPKLGFGRADRVAIIFAGSKKSLASGLPMAAVLFPAQTVALIVLPLMLFHQAQLMICAVLARRWGAKADADQPAAAAVR; from the coding sequence GTGAAAAGTCCCGCCGCGCTCCTCGCCAAGCTCCGCATCGACCCGTTCGTCGTCGGCATCCTCGCCGCGGTCGGGATCGCCTGCCTGGTGCCGGCGCGCGGCCAGGGCGCGGAGATCGCGTCCTGGGTCACCTCGATCGGCGTCGGTGCGCTGTTCTTCCTCTACGGCGCGCGCCTGTCTACCGCCGAGGCCGTGGCCGGCTTCAAGCACTGGCGGCTGCACCTGGTGATCCTGGCCACGACGTTCGTGCTGTTCCCGCTGCTCGGCCTGACCACGAAGCTGCTCGTGCCGTCCGTGCTGACCCCCGCGCTGGCCGCCGGCGTGATCTTCCTGTGCACGCTGCCCTCGACGGTCAACTCCTCGATCGCGTTCACCTCGATCGCCAAGGGCAACGTGGCCGCCGCCATCTGCGCCGCGTCGTTCTCCAGCCTGCTGGGCATCGTCATCACGCCGCTGCTGGTCGGCCTGCTGCTGCACAGCACCGGCAACGGCTTCTCGCTGGACGCGGTCACCTCGATCGTGTTGCAACTGCTCGTGCCGTTCATCGCCGGGCAGGTCGCGCGCCGCTGGATCGGCGGGTTCCTCACGCGTCACAAGAAGGTCCTCGGCCGCGCCGACCGCACCGTGATCCTGATGGTCGTCTACGCGGCGTTCAGCGAGGGCGTCGTGGCCGGCATCTGGCACCAGCTGACCCCGCTCGCGCTCGGCGGGCTGGTGGTCGTCAACCTCGCGTTGTTCTACGTCGTGTTCTGGACCCTCAAACTGGTCACGCCGAAGCTGGGCTTCGGCCGCGCGGACCGCGTGGCGATCATCTTCGCCGGGTCGAAGAAGAGCCTCGCCAGCGGACTGCCGATGGCCGCGGTCCTGTTCCCGGCGCAGACGGTCGCCCTGATCGTGCTGCCGCTGATGCTGTTCCACCAGGCCCAGCTCATGATCTGCGCGGTGCTGGCCAGGCGGTGGGGCGCCAAGGCCGATGCGGACCAACCCGCTGCGGCCGCGGTGCGTTAG
- a CDS encoding helix-turn-helix domain-containing protein, whose translation MAERGAPLDVIAASLRRERARTGLSLSEVAKRAGIAKSTLSQLEAGSGNPSVETLWALSVVLDVPFARLVEPVRPQVQVIRADEGPTFYSERSDYVATLVASCPPNARRDIFRISAEPGTPRRSDPHMPGVVEHVVLSSGRALVGLVDEPVELAPGDYIAYPGDVAHIFQALEPGTRAVLVSEHT comes from the coding sequence ATGGCCGAGCGCGGCGCACCACTGGACGTCATCGCAGCCTCCCTGCGACGGGAACGCGCCCGCACGGGGCTGTCCCTCAGCGAGGTCGCCAAGCGGGCGGGCATCGCCAAGTCGACGTTGTCCCAACTGGAAGCCGGCAGCGGCAACCCGAGCGTGGAAACGCTGTGGGCGCTCAGCGTGGTGCTCGACGTGCCGTTCGCGCGGCTGGTCGAGCCGGTGCGGCCGCAGGTGCAGGTCATCCGCGCCGACGAGGGGCCCACCTTCTACTCCGAGCGCTCCGACTACGTGGCGACGCTCGTGGCGTCCTGCCCGCCGAACGCGCGCCGCGACATCTTCCGCATCTCGGCCGAGCCGGGCACGCCGCGCCGCTCCGACCCGCACATGCCCGGCGTGGTGGAGCACGTGGTGCTCAGCTCGGGCCGGGCCCTGGTCGGCCTGGTGGACGAGCCGGTGGAACTCGCCCCCGGCGACTACATCGCCTACCCGGGCGACGTGGCGCACATCTTCCAGGCCCTGGAGCCGGGCACCCGTGCGGTGCTGGTCTCCGAGCACACGTAG
- a CDS encoding LLM class F420-dependent oxidoreductase: protein MTDTTRPIRIGLQLQPQHADYRTIRETASAAEDLGVDIIFNWDHFYPLYGDPDGKHFECWTMLGAWAESTSRVEIGALVTCNSYRNPELLADMARTVDHISDGRLILGIGSGWFEKDYDEYGYEFGTAGGRLDDLAEALPRIESRLGKLNPAPTRKIPVLIGGGGEKKTLKLVAKHADIWHGFGDPETVERKVGILKQHCADVGRDAGEIEISTGVQGEPDELGPKLRGLGVSLFTVGVGGPDYDLGLLKKWISWRDAQNG from the coding sequence ATGACCGACACCACCAGGCCGATCCGGATCGGGCTGCAGCTCCAGCCGCAGCACGCCGACTACCGGACCATCCGCGAAACCGCCTCCGCCGCCGAAGACCTCGGCGTCGACATCATCTTCAACTGGGATCACTTCTACCCCTTGTACGGCGACCCCGACGGCAAGCACTTCGAGTGCTGGACCATGCTCGGCGCCTGGGCGGAGTCGACGTCGCGGGTCGAGATCGGCGCGCTGGTCACCTGCAACAGCTACCGCAACCCCGAGCTGCTCGCCGACATGGCGCGCACGGTCGACCACATCAGCGACGGCCGCCTGATCCTCGGCATCGGCTCCGGCTGGTTCGAGAAGGACTACGACGAGTACGGCTACGAGTTCGGCACCGCGGGCGGCAGGCTCGACGACCTGGCCGAGGCGCTGCCGCGCATCGAGTCGCGGCTGGGCAAGCTCAACCCGGCGCCCACCCGCAAGATCCCGGTGCTGATCGGCGGCGGCGGCGAGAAGAAGACGCTCAAGCTGGTCGCGAAGCACGCCGACATCTGGCACGGCTTCGGCGACCCGGAGACCGTCGAGCGCAAGGTCGGGATCCTGAAGCAGCACTGCGCGGACGTCGGCCGCGACGCCGGCGAGATCGAGATCTCCACCGGCGTGCAGGGCGAGCCGGACGAGCTGGGCCCGAAGCTGCGGGGGCTGGGTGTGAGCCTGTTCACCGTCGGCGTCGGCGGCCCGGACTACGACCTGGGCCTGCTGAAGAAGTGGATCTCGTGGCGCGACGCCCAGAACGGCTGA
- a CDS encoding PIG-L family deacetylase: MATLVTFHAHPDDECIACGGIMRKAFEEGHRVVLVVATRGEHGEVPPGFLADDEPLWRRRVEETRAAAEILGAKRLEFLGYTDSGMMGTPENDLPGSFWRAPVEEAAAKLAAILREERADVLTVYDDHGTYGHPDHIQVHRVGMRAAELAGTPRVYQSTVNTDHMRAGLAEFAARAAESGIKIPGVETLSELGKPAAEITAAVDVRPWLGAKRAAMRAHASQISEQSLFLAMPEDAFTHAFGTEWFIRAGQGPGITETDVMAGL, from the coding sequence GTGGCGACCTTGGTGACGTTTCACGCCCACCCCGACGACGAGTGCATCGCCTGCGGCGGGATCATGCGCAAGGCCTTCGAAGAGGGGCACCGGGTCGTGCTCGTCGTCGCGACCCGTGGCGAGCACGGCGAGGTGCCGCCCGGCTTCCTCGCCGACGACGAGCCGCTGTGGCGGCGCCGGGTCGAGGAGACCAGGGCGGCGGCCGAGATTCTCGGCGCGAAACGGCTGGAGTTCCTCGGCTACACCGATTCCGGGATGATGGGCACGCCCGAGAACGACCTGCCCGGCTCGTTCTGGCGGGCGCCGGTGGAGGAGGCGGCGGCGAAGCTCGCGGCGATCCTGCGCGAGGAGCGGGCGGACGTGCTGACCGTCTACGACGACCACGGCACCTACGGCCACCCGGACCACATCCAGGTGCACCGCGTCGGGATGCGCGCGGCCGAGCTGGCCGGCACGCCGCGGGTGTACCAGAGCACGGTCAACACCGACCACATGCGCGCCGGCCTGGCGGAGTTCGCCGCGCGGGCCGCCGAGTCCGGCATCAAGATCCCCGGTGTCGAAACTCTCAGCGAGCTGGGCAAGCCGGCCGCGGAGATCACCGCCGCGGTCGACGTGCGGCCGTGGCTGGGCGCCAAACGCGCGGCGATGCGCGCGCACGCCAGCCAGATCAGCGAGCAGTCCCTGTTCCTGGCGATGCCCGAGGACGCGTTCACCCACGCCTTCGGCACCGAGTGGTTCATCCGCGCGGGCCAGGGGCCGGGCATCACCGAAACCGACGTGATGGCGGGGCTCTAG
- a CDS encoding group II truncated hemoglobin — protein sequence MLTEYIRYRIPAGQGAEFEDAYRRASVHLAAAPECHDFEMTRCVDEPECYVVRLTWTSADAHLTDFRKGPHFPPFFAEVRGFVDAIEEMRHYEPLDIGSPLPSLYEWAGGAGAFEKLFTAFYQKVPADKLLAPLFAGMDAEHAKHVAQWVGEVFGGPKDYSTHRGGHRHMVSKHLGKAITEEQRRRWIGLLLETADEVGLPSDPEFRSAFVAYLEWGTRLAVFFSRPGARPAVDEPMPVWGWGSVRPWQG from the coding sequence GTGCTCACCGAATACATCCGCTACCGGATTCCCGCCGGGCAGGGCGCGGAATTCGAGGACGCCTACCGGCGCGCCTCCGTGCACCTGGCCGCCGCTCCCGAGTGCCACGACTTCGAGATGACCCGCTGCGTGGACGAACCGGAATGCTACGTCGTCCGGCTCACCTGGACCTCCGCCGACGCGCACCTGACCGATTTCCGGAAGGGCCCGCACTTCCCGCCCTTCTTCGCCGAGGTCCGCGGCTTCGTCGACGCCATCGAAGAAATGCGCCACTACGAACCCCTCGACATCGGCAGTCCCCTGCCGAGCCTGTACGAGTGGGCAGGCGGCGCCGGGGCGTTCGAGAAGCTGTTCACCGCCTTCTACCAGAAAGTGCCCGCGGACAAGCTGCTCGCGCCGCTGTTCGCCGGCATGGACGCCGAGCACGCGAAGCACGTCGCGCAGTGGGTCGGCGAGGTGTTCGGCGGCCCGAAGGACTACAGCACGCACCGCGGCGGTCACCGCCACATGGTGTCGAAGCACCTCGGCAAGGCGATCACCGAAGAGCAGCGCCGCCGCTGGATCGGCCTCCTGCTGGAGACCGCGGACGAGGTGGGCCTGCCGTCGGACCCGGAGTTCCGGTCGGCGTTCGTCGCCTACCTGGAGTGGGGCACGCGGCTGGCGGTGTTCTTCTCCCGTCCCGGCGCGCGCCCAGCCGTCGACGAGCCGATGCCGGTCTGGGGCTGGGGTTCGGTGCGTCCCTGGCAGGGCTAG
- a CDS encoding LysR family transcriptional regulator, which translates to MLDPVWLRTFLTVAETRSFTRAGQRLGLRQSTVSQHVRKLEEATSQQLLLRDTHSVSLTPDGEAMIGFAGTILEDIERALAYFAGPELRGRVRFGASEDFVAGPLPEILREFRRLHPLVDLELTVDLSGVLHEKLRVGELDLVLGKRRASDEAGSPLWTDALVWVGREGFELEPGAPVPLIAYPPPSITRARALESLQDNGKPWRIVCTSGSLNGLRAAALAGLGVVVFARSLIPAGLVELPAGHGLPDPGEVQFLLTTRSATPRGPTAALSEAIRAEASRLHG; encoded by the coding sequence GTGCTCGATCCCGTGTGGCTGCGGACGTTCCTGACGGTGGCCGAGACCCGCAGCTTCACGCGCGCCGGGCAGCGGCTCGGGCTGCGGCAGTCGACGGTGAGCCAGCACGTGCGCAAGCTCGAAGAGGCGACCTCGCAGCAACTCCTGCTGCGTGACACGCACTCGGTGTCGCTGACGCCGGACGGCGAGGCGATGATCGGGTTCGCCGGGACGATCCTGGAGGACATCGAGCGGGCGCTGGCCTACTTCGCCGGGCCGGAGTTGCGCGGCCGGGTGCGGTTCGGCGCGTCGGAGGACTTCGTGGCCGGGCCGCTGCCGGAGATCCTGCGCGAGTTCCGGCGGCTGCACCCGCTGGTCGACCTCGAGCTGACCGTGGATCTGTCCGGTGTGCTGCATGAAAAGCTGCGCGTGGGCGAGCTGGACCTGGTGCTGGGCAAGCGGCGCGCGAGCGACGAGGCGGGAAGTCCGTTGTGGACGGACGCGCTGGTGTGGGTGGGGCGCGAGGGGTTCGAGCTGGAGCCGGGCGCACCGGTGCCGCTGATCGCCTACCCGCCGCCGAGCATCACCCGCGCCAGGGCACTGGAGTCGTTGCAGGACAACGGAAAGCCGTGGCGGATCGTCTGCACGAGCGGCAGCCTGAACGGCCTGCGCGCGGCGGCGCTCGCCGGCCTCGGCGTCGTGGTTTTCGCGCGGAGCCTGATCCCGGCCGGGCTGGTGGAACTCCCGGCCGGCCACGGGCTGCCCGATCCTGGCGAGGTGCAGTTCCTGCTGACCACCCGGTCGGCCACGCCACGCGGCCCCACGGCGGCGCTGTCGGAAGCGATCCGCGCGGAGGCGAGCCGGCTGCACGGTTAG
- a CDS encoding AzlD domain-containing protein: MTLLIAIAVLAAGTFAFRFAGPVLQSRIQLPVRVQNLMAVSATVLLVAVVATGALAEGHGFAGFARPIGVAVGGVLAWRKAPFLVVVVAAAAVTALLRLAGVP; the protein is encoded by the coding sequence ATGACCCTGCTGATCGCGATCGCGGTGCTCGCCGCGGGCACCTTCGCGTTCCGGTTCGCCGGGCCGGTGCTGCAGTCGAGGATCCAGCTCCCGGTCAGGGTGCAGAACCTGATGGCGGTCTCGGCGACGGTCCTGCTGGTCGCTGTCGTGGCGACGGGCGCGCTCGCGGAGGGCCACGGCTTCGCCGGGTTCGCCCGCCCGATCGGCGTCGCCGTCGGCGGTGTGCTCGCGTGGCGGAAGGCGCCGTTCCTGGTGGTGGTCGTCGCCGCGGCGGCGGTCACGGCGCTGCTGAGGCTGGCCGGCGTGCCCTAG
- the pknB gene encoding Stk1 family PASTA domain-containing Ser/Thr kinase, whose product MTSTETSLAGTLLERRYRVDGLLARGGMSAVYRGSDTRLDRPVAIKIMDPRFADDRSFVERFEREARLAAKLHHPNVVTVHDQGVDVAGDRSHVFLVMELVDGGTLRDLLDQRGKLDVPLALSVAEQMLAALSAAHQAGLVHRDVKPENVLIGATGHPSTGVVKVADFGLVRAVASAGTTSSSIILGTVSYLAPEQVTTGMAGERGDVYSAGIVLYEMLTGQVPYTGDTAISVAYRHVNDDVPAPSTVEPGLPALLDDLVLRVTRRAPEARPADAAAFLQELRRVRAALGIAPAPIPVLPPKKVPAAPAPSAPPVDPEKTVPAFSPVATTDPIAGPRGTRAMVRPQAAPMPPPAPPREDLKTFVQRRPVVLWAVIATLVVALVGTGVWWFSVGEDAADSIAIPPVAGLDQATAEKTLHDAGLSVTVTRQFSDTVAAGKAIGSDPQAGTSVPNSSLVTLVLSSGRPTVPDISPGIELAQAEAAVKAAGLTPRRDESIDTYSSTVPAGKVLVVDPKPGTQLTIGSPVRIGLSQGAPPSPVPSVVGLSRNEAFQRLREAGFEPYDAGTEFSADVPSGSVTRTTPAAGTTIDGHGDKRVGVFTSTAVEVPSVLGRPVQDAIQLLTDAGLQAEVKGRTRNFSIVVGQDPQPGERVERGKKVKLQVFP is encoded by the coding sequence GTGACGAGCACGGAAACCAGCCTGGCCGGGACGCTCCTGGAGCGGCGTTACCGGGTCGACGGCCTCCTCGCGCGGGGCGGCATGTCGGCCGTCTACCGGGGGTCGGACACGAGGCTGGACCGTCCGGTCGCCATCAAGATCATGGACCCGCGCTTCGCCGACGACCGGTCGTTCGTCGAGCGATTTGAGCGCGAGGCGCGGCTGGCCGCGAAGCTGCACCACCCGAACGTGGTGACAGTGCACGACCAGGGCGTCGACGTGGCAGGCGACCGCTCGCACGTGTTCCTCGTGATGGAGCTGGTCGACGGGGGCACGCTGCGCGATCTGCTGGACCAGCGGGGCAAGCTGGACGTGCCGCTGGCGCTGAGCGTGGCCGAGCAGATGCTCGCCGCGTTGTCGGCCGCGCACCAGGCCGGCCTGGTGCACCGCGACGTGAAGCCGGAGAACGTGCTGATCGGCGCCACCGGCCACCCGTCCACCGGGGTGGTGAAGGTCGCCGACTTCGGCCTCGTGCGGGCCGTCGCGAGCGCGGGCACCACCAGTTCGAGCATCATCCTCGGCACCGTGTCCTACCTGGCGCCCGAGCAGGTCACGACCGGCATGGCGGGCGAGCGCGGCGACGTCTACTCGGCGGGCATCGTGCTCTACGAGATGCTCACCGGCCAGGTGCCCTACACCGGCGACACCGCCATCTCGGTCGCGTACCGGCACGTGAACGACGACGTCCCGGCGCCCAGCACGGTCGAGCCCGGCCTGCCCGCGTTGCTGGACGACCTGGTGCTGCGCGTCACGCGGCGCGCCCCCGAAGCGCGGCCGGCCGACGCCGCCGCGTTCCTGCAGGAGCTGCGCCGCGTGCGGGCGGCGCTGGGCATCGCGCCCGCGCCGATCCCGGTGCTGCCGCCGAAGAAGGTGCCCGCCGCGCCCGCTCCGTCCGCCCCGCCCGTGGACCCGGAAAAGACCGTGCCCGCGTTCTCGCCGGTCGCGACGACGGACCCGATCGCAGGCCCGCGCGGCACTCGCGCGATGGTCCGCCCGCAGGCCGCGCCCATGCCGCCGCCCGCGCCGCCGCGGGAGGACCTGAAGACGTTCGTCCAGCGCCGCCCGGTCGTGCTGTGGGCCGTCATCGCCACGCTGGTGGTGGCGCTGGTCGGCACCGGCGTGTGGTGGTTCAGCGTCGGCGAGGACGCCGCCGACTCGATCGCGATCCCACCGGTGGCAGGCCTGGACCAGGCCACAGCGGAGAAGACGCTGCACGACGCCGGCCTGTCGGTCACCGTGACCCGCCAGTTCAGCGACACCGTCGCGGCGGGCAAGGCGATCGGCAGCGATCCGCAGGCCGGAACGTCGGTGCCGAACAGCAGCTTGGTCACCCTGGTGTTGTCCTCGGGCCGGCCGACGGTGCCCGACATCAGCCCGGGCATCGAGCTGGCGCAGGCGGAGGCGGCCGTCAAGGCGGCCGGGCTCACGCCGCGGCGGGACGAGAGCATCGACACCTACAGCAGCACGGTGCCCGCCGGGAAGGTGCTCGTGGTCGATCCGAAGCCCGGCACCCAGCTCACCATCGGCTCGCCGGTGCGGATCGGCCTGTCGCAGGGCGCCCCGCCGTCGCCGGTGCCCAGCGTCGTCGGGTTGAGCCGGAATGAGGCCTTCCAGCGGTTGAGGGAGGCCGGATTCGAGCCCTACGATGCCGGCACCGAGTTCTCCGCGGACGTACCGAGCGGCAGCGTCACCCGCACCACTCCGGCAGCAGGGACCACCATCGACGGCCATGGCGACAAGCGGGTCGGCGTGTTCACCTCCACCGCGGTCGAGGTCCCGTCCGTGCTCGGACGGCCGGTGCAGGACGCGATCCAGCTGCTCACCGACGCGGGCCTGCAGGCCGAGGTCAAGGGCCGCACGCGGAACTTCTCCATCGTCGTCGGCCAGGATCCCCAGCCCGGCGAGCGGGTCGAACGCGGCAAAAAGGTGAAATTGCAAGTATTTCCTTGA
- a CDS encoding VOC family protein has protein sequence MEQGVHFITVATRDTDVARAFYVDGLGWQPLLDVPDEILFFQIAPGVTLGLFDTVKFAADMNSTDITGPAGLTLSHNVGSPDEVDRCLAKAAEVGADIVKPGERAAFGGYHGHFRDPNGLIWEVAHNPSWSVDPDGRVRLGLVES, from the coding sequence ATGGAACAAGGCGTGCACTTCATCACGGTGGCGACCCGGGACACCGACGTCGCCAGGGCGTTCTACGTGGACGGCCTGGGCTGGCAGCCGTTGCTGGACGTGCCGGACGAAATCCTGTTCTTCCAGATCGCGCCCGGTGTCACGCTCGGGCTGTTCGACACGGTGAAGTTCGCCGCCGACATGAACAGCACCGACATCACTGGGCCGGCCGGGCTGACGTTGTCGCACAACGTCGGCAGCCCGGACGAGGTCGACCGCTGCCTCGCGAAGGCCGCCGAGGTCGGCGCGGACATCGTGAAACCCGGCGAGCGGGCCGCGTTCGGCGGCTACCACGGCCACTTCCGCGACCCGAACGGGCTGATCTGGGAGGTCGCGCACAACCCGTCGTGGTCGGTCGACCCGGACGGCCGGGTGCGGCTCGGCCTGGTGGAGTCCTAG
- a CDS encoding helix-turn-helix domain-containing protein, with translation MAAAPGDGLNETDTYREQVGSGVVRCWWAQRAPGEFVQRVVPDAAADVIVASTGAACLVGPTLAPALHQLPHGAELRGLRLRTEAIAAVLGLPGHEVRDAVVPLSAVLPDAAARTVAESVWRGAFPSALRPRPGDPRVRHAVSRIWRGAPLDSVADEVSLTGRQLRRLFTEHVGLGPKALQRIVRFQRFLRSADAVRPSSLADFAAAAGYADQAHLTRETRDLAGVTPAVLVRERHGLVTPDAAGAVAVF, from the coding sequence ATGGCAGCCGCGCCCGGGGACGGCTTGAACGAAACGGACACCTACCGCGAACAGGTGGGTTCCGGTGTCGTGCGCTGCTGGTGGGCGCAGCGGGCGCCGGGCGAGTTCGTGCAGCGGGTGGTGCCGGACGCGGCGGCGGACGTGATCGTGGCATCGACCGGCGCGGCCTGCCTGGTGGGGCCCACGTTGGCGCCCGCGTTGCACCAGTTGCCGCATGGCGCGGAGCTGCGCGGGCTGCGGCTGCGGACCGAGGCGATCGCCGCGGTGCTGGGCCTGCCGGGCCACGAGGTGCGGGACGCGGTGGTGCCGTTGAGCGCGGTGCTGCCGGACGCGGCTGCCCGCACGGTCGCGGAATCGGTGTGGCGCGGTGCTTTCCCGTCGGCGTTGCGTCCGCGGCCGGGTGATCCGCGGGTGCGGCACGCGGTGAGCCGGATCTGGCGGGGCGCGCCGCTGGACTCGGTGGCGGACGAGGTGTCGCTGACGGGCCGCCAGTTGCGCCGGCTGTTCACCGAGCACGTCGGCCTCGGGCCCAAGGCGCTGCAGCGGATCGTGCGGTTCCAGCGTTTCCTGCGCAGCGCGGACGCCGTGCGCCCGTCGTCGCTGGCGGACTTCGCGGCGGCCGCCGGCTACGCCGACCAGGCCCACTTGACGCGCGAGACGCGTGACCTGGCCGGGGTGACGCCCGCGGTGCTGGTCCGGGAACGCCACGGCCTGGTCACACCGGACGCCGCGGGCGCGGTGGCCGTCTTCTGA
- a CDS encoding polyprenyl synthetase family protein: MDFDADLPQHLERHLAAFLTEAGASVRAAQPAFGSGVDTLTGFVLGGGKRLRPTFAWWAWRGAGGDPHGPDAEGVLRAVASLELVQACALIHDDLIDSSDSRRGRPTVHVSYAREHRANGWLGAPETFGLAASVLIGDLALAWADDMFNSAPLPAATLDAARPAWRAMRTEVLAGQYLDVRTQATGDTSPEAALRVSRLKTAAYTVQRPLHLGAALAGADEQRIATLREFGDDLGVAFQLRDDLLGVFGDPSVTGKPAGDDLREGKRTLLVALGLQLAEDTEQHKLIADAIGADLADDEVDRVRRTLTEVGAVDAVEQRITALTGTALAALERASLAEPAATRLAELAELATQRTF; encoded by the coding sequence ATGGACTTCGACGCCGACCTGCCCCAGCACCTGGAACGCCACCTGGCCGCGTTCCTCACCGAGGCGGGCGCGTCCGTCCGGGCAGCGCAGCCGGCGTTCGGCTCCGGCGTCGACACACTGACCGGGTTCGTGCTCGGCGGCGGCAAGCGGCTGCGGCCGACGTTCGCGTGGTGGGCCTGGCGCGGCGCGGGCGGCGACCCGCATGGCCCCGACGCCGAGGGCGTGCTGCGGGCCGTCGCCAGCCTCGAGCTGGTGCAGGCGTGCGCGTTGATCCACGACGACCTCATCGACTCCTCCGACTCGCGCCGCGGCCGCCCCACCGTGCACGTCTCCTACGCCCGGGAGCACCGGGCGAACGGCTGGCTCGGCGCACCCGAAACGTTCGGCCTGGCCGCGTCGGTGCTGATCGGCGACCTGGCGCTGGCCTGGGCGGACGACATGTTCAACAGCGCCCCGCTGCCCGCCGCGACCCTCGACGCCGCGCGCCCGGCGTGGCGCGCCATGCGCACCGAGGTGCTCGCCGGCCAGTACCTGGACGTGCGCACGCAGGCCACCGGCGACACCTCGCCCGAAGCCGCGCTGCGGGTCTCGCGCCTCAAGACCGCCGCCTACACCGTGCAGCGCCCGCTCCACCTCGGCGCCGCGCTGGCCGGCGCGGACGAGCAGCGCATCGCGACGCTGCGCGAGTTCGGCGACGACCTCGGCGTGGCGTTCCAGCTGCGGGACGACCTGCTCGGCGTGTTCGGCGACCCGTCGGTCACCGGCAAGCCGGCGGGCGACGACCTGCGCGAGGGCAAGCGCACGCTGCTGGTCGCACTGGGCCTGCAACTGGCCGAGGACACCGAGCAGCACAAGCTCATCGCCGACGCGATCGGCGCCGACCTCGCCGACGACGAGGTGGACCGGGTGCGCCGGACGCTGACCGAGGTCGGCGCCGTGGACGCGGTCGAGCAGCGGATCACCGCGCTGACCGGGACCGCGCTGGCCGCGCTGGAGCGCGCCAGCCTGGCCGAACCCGCGGCGACCCGGCTCGCCGAGCTGGCCGAACTCGCCACCCAGCGCACCTTCTGA